The genomic stretch AGAATTATTGATCAGGGCTCTTGGTATAGAGGAAATGGGTCGGCGAAAGCTTCTTTGTGGCAATTCCTCTAGCTTTCAAGGCGGTGAGCGTGATATTGTTTTTCTGAGTATGGTGACCGCTCCTGAGCAAAAAATCAGAGCCCTGACCAAGGCGTCGGAACAACAGAAGTTTAATGTGGCCGCCAGCCGGGCACGGGAACAGATGTGGCTCTTTCACTCTGTTCAGGAAAAACATCTGCGCCCTGAATGCTTACGATTTAAGCTTCTGAAGCATTTTCATCGTTCGGTTGTTCAGCGTGTTGGCCTGGATTTGAGAGCACAGGAGGAGGTACGTGCGGCATCGCAACGGGTTAACAGGGCTGTGGAGAATCCTCCTGTACCGTTTCTGAGCTGGTTGGAAGTGGATATGGTCCTGCATCTTGGGGAGATGGGGTACAGGATTATTCCCCAATATACCTTTGCCAGCAGAAATATCGACTTGGTTATCCAAGGGCGGCAGGCCCAGCTTGCTGTTGAATGCGACAGTGATCAATGGCAGGGACCGGAACAGTATACCGCTGATCTGAAGCAGCAGGAAAAATTGGAAAGATGCGGGTGGCAGGTTTTCAGAATTCGGGCGAGCCGCTATTATGCAGATCCGGGCAAGGCTTTGGAGCCGCTTATACAGTTGCTTGAGCAGCTGAAAATTTTGCCGGGGTCTTGACTTGGTGTGTAAGCGGGTAAGTGTTTCCGATGAAAAATGTCTTTCTCGGCTCATCAAGCTTTTCGGGCAGATAAGAGTTCGTTTTTATCTGTAATTTTTTCATTGATAACGATTGATTAAAGAGAATTGTATGGATAAGTTGACAAGGGAAGCCCATGAACATGGCAAGATTTTAGAGTCGATGGTTTTTTTTGAGAAATTTCTCAAGACCATTACCAGTGAAGATGCTGAGAATTATACCGTGCATCTGCACCAATTCTCAGATGAATACATTGTTCAACACTTTAAGTTTGAGGAGCAGGAAATTTTTCCCTTTATTTTCCAAAAGGGCTCTTCAGAAGAAAGAAAATTTATTGAGGAGCTTCTGGAGGATCATGAGCAGATATTAGTTTCTCTGGAAAATTTTAAGGAGATTATTTCGTTGTATGATTCTCAACCGCCGACCAAAGAGCAGGTCAAGAAAATCATCAAGGCTAGCGAGGCGGTTATCAGCCAGATTCTTGTTCATGCGCGAAAAGAGGATAAAAGGCTTTTTCCTTTGCTGACAAGATATGAGGTGTAGCGTACAGCCATGATGCCTGCAATTTATTGCCCGCCTTGTTCTCCCCGAAAATTGGGGGAAAGATCACGTTTTTTTTCGTGAATTATTTAGGTCCTGTCCCCTAAAGCTTATAACTCTGATAACTTTCTTAGAGAACAATATTATTGTTGCAGGAATAGTTATTGCTCAGGTCTTGGTTTATGGCCTGCATTACCTCTATGAAGCGAAGTTTTTCCTCTGCGCTCATGACGATATAGCATATATAGGGGACGTAGCACTATTTATCGATCATCTTGATCCCCCCAGTAAAGAATGCGCCTTTTCCAACACCCCAATCAGTTCTTCAACGGGTATTCCTGCCTGCTCCGCAACACCTCCTAGATCATACCGCCGAGCGGCGACCCCGTTAAGCCCCGGTACCCAGGGCATATCCTGCCCAAGCATTCTATAACGACGGCGGGAAAATTCCAGCAGGTCCCAGCCACGGGCCAAATTATACAGCCATAAAATCAGACCGATATTGATATAGCCCGGTGTCTGCTGCCAAGCAGGAAAGCTTTGCCAGAGGGCATCAGGCCGAGAGTGGCCGGTGGCCACCTCCATGAGTTGTTCCCATTGCTGATAGATGCCCTGAACGGTCTCCCGATCATCCAGAAGGGTCAGGGCATTGAGGTGATCGTCAAAATCACTGAGTTGGGCCGCACCAACACTGATAGTATGAATTTCAGGACGTTGCAGACAGGAGAGGTCATTAAACTGGATAGGTGTGAGCGGAGCGCAGATTTCTTTAAGGCATTCCGGGGGACTTTGCAACATTCCTCCCTTATCGGTGGGGCTGATGATGAACACACCCATATTTTGAGCAGCAGCTGCTTCCAGCGCAGGTGTATTGCGCTGGTAGACTGTGTACCAATGCAGGTTCATATAATCAAATCCGTCATTTTCTCGGTGGGCAATGCCCTTAAGGAGTATTTCCACATCGCCATGTCCTGAGAAGCCCACCCAATCTACTTTTCCCTGGGCCTGAAGTTTGCGGGCTGCGGCAAGACAACCGCCGGGCCTGCATATTTGCCACAGGCTGTGATGATTATTCAGGCCGTGCAGAGCCAGGAGATCAACCCGTTTTTGCCCTAACCTATCAAGTGAGTCCAGTACGTTGGCCGTAAATACTTCCGGATCATCTTCAGGTCGTACCTTGGTTTGGAGAAGAAAAGAATTGCGTTCGTAACGATCCAAGATTGAGGCCAGTTGACGTTCAGATGTCCCGTAATTACGGGCTGTTTCAAGATGGGTCATGCCGAGACTCAGGGCCTTGTCCACCAAGCAGGCCAGATCCCTCTGTCCTGAGTCGGGAATTTGATCAAGGGGGATATTTTGCGGAGAATATCTGGAGCGCATCAGCCCGAGGGAGAGTACCGGCATTTTTAACCCGGTCTTGCCGAATGTTGTGGTGGGGACCGTTGGAGAAACAGGAGGTTCGGTTCGATTTGCGGAGATTTCTTTTTGCATTATTTCGTTTTGATTTATAGTCGGGTTTGGTGTCGGGAAGCGTTAGTAACGTGACTTTAAGAGAAGTTTTTCAACGAATACGTTGCAATTTGTTTGAATGATGAGGTAACCTCAATTATTGTCTTTTGTCCTTAACTATTGCCGATCAATGAAAAAATACCAAGCATGAATATGAATACATGTACACCGAACAGCCATATAGTTGATTCCAGATTTTACAGCGGCGGCTATACAACCGTCGAGGCCCGTCGAATTTTCTGTGACCTCCGCCGGTATCAGCACTGGCTTGATGTGGAAGCGGCCTTGGCCCAGGGTCAGGCCGAATTGGGCATTATTCCCAATTCAGCTGCTGAAAATATCCAGCAGAATGCCCGGATCTGCCTGCTTGATCTTAATGGAATCCGCCAAGGCTTGCAACTCACCAATCATTCATTGATGCCTCTGCTTGAGGCTCTGCGCAAGGTCTGCGATAAAGAGGCTGGCCAGTTTATCCATTTCGGGGCCACGACCCAGGACATTCAGGACACGGCCCAAGTTTTGGAGCTCCGCAATGTATTTTCTGTTGTGGAACGTGATCTGCATAAAATTATCAGCCTGCTCATTCAGCGGGCCCAGCAGTACCGGGATTTAGTAACCATAGGTCGAACCCACTGCCAGCATGCCTTGCCCATGACTATGGGGCTGAAGATGGCAGGTTGGCTTGATGAGGTCTGGCGGAATCTTGAACGACTTGAGCAGGTGAAGGAGCGGCTCTTGGTCAGCCAGCTCTTTGGCGGTGTTGGCACAATGGATGCCTTCGGCGAAAAGGCCTTGCCCTTGCTGGAAATATTTTCCGCCAAGTTGGGCCTTGCTGTCCCCAATGTAGCCTGGCATGCCTCCCGTGACCGCTTTGCCGAATTTCTTTCTTTGCTGGCCATGATCAGCGGTTCCCTTGCTCGGGTCGCCGATGAAATCCGCTGTTTGGCCCGTAATGAGATTCATGAGATGGAAGAGCCCTTTCATATGGGCAAAATCGGCAGCAGTACCATGCCCCATAAAAGAAATCCGGAGCTCTGCGAACAGGTGGTGGTTCTCTCTAAACTGATTACCTCCAATGTCTCCTTGGGGTATGAGGGGTTGATCTGTGAACATGAGCGGGATTATCGCTCGGTTCGTTTGGAATGGGTCGCCCTGACGGACAGCTCTCTCTATACCTGTGGCCTGCTGGCCTTGATGAAGGATATCCTTGCTGATATGACCGTTCATGAGCAGAGGGTTCGCAGCAATGTGCTCCAGGCTGCTCCGCTGATTTCAACTGAGGCCCTGATGTTTTTCCTGGGGGAGGCTATCGGTAAGCAGAATGCTCATACCCTGGTCTATGAGGCATCCATGCAGACGGTTGAGACGGGAAAACCCGTGCTTGATATTCTTATGGAGAATTCAGATATAGCTGCTAATTTTAGCAGGGAGGAAATTGAGCAGGCCATAGCTCCAGAAAAACATGTTGGCATGTCCCGAGAACTCACTGACCAGACAATTGCTTTTGTTGAAACCCGGATGCGAGATCGGGAAACACCAGCAGAGGGTGCGGCATGTTGTCCCTTATGCACGGAGCTGGAAGGGTGTATGTGCGTGACTGTGGGATAGGCCGGGATGATGGCGTGCTGCTTCCTTCTGATGTCGTATCTGCCTAGTCGGAGAATGAGCAAGTGTTTGAGTCTGGATTCGTATTGCGGTTCGATGAAAATTACCGGCGTGTTTTGCTGAATTGATCTGCAAGAAGAAGGACAAGGAGGTCAAGCGGGTTTAGCTCTCGGCTTCTCAAATCGAAAAACATCTAATGGATTCAAATATGATTTTGACAATTATTGATGTTCTTGACTGTGCGGTAAAAGTTGGCCTTGGATCTGCGATAACAGCACTTTCTGGATATTTCGTATTAAAAAGAAATCAATCTTTTAAGTTCCCCCCTGAAAAATATGGTGGATAATTGTGGCGAGACGAATGATAAAACGCTCTTAGTTGAGCAATTGGGGTCAATCAAAAAGAGAAATTAAGTGGCTGACAAGAAATGTCCAAATTGTGGTTTATGGAATATAGAAGATGTACAACGATGCGATTGTGGATATGAGATTTTCCAATCTTGATGAATATAATAAAAAAATATCTGGACAAGAAAAAACACTTATGATTCGAAAATGGATTGCGGACTTTCTTGTTGGCTTCTTGGGATGGTTCCTAACAGCAAATATCGTTTTTCTATGTATTATTATTGTTGGTTTAATAGGGAATCTTGATATCGAAGATCATGCCTTTCTATACACGTTTGGAATCACAACGTTAATTATACTGCACTTTTTGTTTTTTATAGAGAAAGATAAATTCGCATATGGGATTGGAATTATTGCTGCTGTTGTGACAAATGCTATAGGATGGTGGGCTATTTTTAATTTTCATGAGTTATGGCTCTCAATAATCCCTCTTCCTTTGGGATTTGTAATTATTTTTAGAATTTAACCCCCCTCATAGAGTTCTAACTCAACTTTCTGAGTTGGTTAACCTGTCGTTATATCGATAAAGACGAACCTGATTGCCACTTTTTAAGGAATTGGATTGGGGTCAGAGCCCAATTACTCCTTGTCTATGAGGCGTCTATGCAGAACGTTGAGACGGGAAAACCCGTGCTTGATATTCTTATGGAGAATTCAGATATAGCTGCGAATTTCAGCAGGGAGGAGATTGAGCAGGCCATTGCACCGGAAAAACATGTGGGTATGTCCCGAGAGCTCACTGAGCAAACAATTGCCTTTGTTGAAACACGTATGCGGGATCGGGAGACACCGGCGGAGGATGCAGCATGTTGTCCCTTATGCACGGAGCTGGAGGGGTGTATGTGTGTAGCTGCCAGGTAACCGGGGTGGGTCTCTTGGACTTAAATATTTTTTTGAGAAGGCTTTTTTTGTTAATTTATACTGTAAGATCCTTGACATTTTCATGATAAAGGTTAAATAGAAAAAACTTTAGCCAAATTGAAGTCTATTCTATGACATGTTCTTTGAGGTGACATACTTTCTGGATGATGCGGAACCAGAAAGTTGATAAAGCCACAGCCGTTGCGAAGCGGTGCCGGAAAGCCCACGGGTCTCTTTTGAAGAGATAGCCGAGCTGCCTACTTTCAAATTCTATAATTCCAGGAGGAATGTTATGAAAAGCACTACTACTCTCAAAAGAATGCTCGCCGTAGCAGCATTTTTAATTGCTGCTACTCCTTTTGCCTCTATTTTTTCTGTATCCTCTGCTTCTGCTGCCGATAACGGTTGTGTCAAAGCGTATGGGAATACTGCTGATGAGGCGTTCCGTGTTGCTGTAAATCTTCTGAATAATACGGATAAGGAAATAGGGGCGGGACGGATGAAAGATAATATGCAGATCCGTCTCTTACCGAAGAAAATTAAAGGGCAGTTTGTAGCTGTTGTCTACTCTACTGTGCATCATGCTGATGCATGCGACCTCGGTGAGGCGAGTAGAGTGGTCGAGAAAAAACGCCCTGATTGTGATAAAACGCAATGTACGATTTGAAGAAAAGAAAATTTGCATGACGGGTTCTCTAAATTTGCCGGGTGCGTGCGCTGCGCGTGACCCGGTTTTTTTCTGCCTGTATATCCTTCATTGTCTCCGCCCCCTGTAACCTTAAACGATTATTATTTTCCGTCTCCCTTAACTCTCCAGAACTGCTTCTACTACATAATCGACCAGATTCCTCTCTGCTTTATCAAAGCCGAAACCAACCAGGATAACCTTTTGTTTATTTGACAAATACGGAAAATAGTATCGTTTTTTCTTTATCTGTTCAATGGCCGTTTGGGCCTTGCCCATCTTAAATTCCAGGACGTAGGTATAGTTATCGGTTGTAATCACCGCATCTGTGCTGCCAAAATTGGATTGAATCTCACAGGCAATCCGCACTCCAAGAATTTTAAGAACGATGTAAATGATGGAATGATAAAAGCCTTCATAATTTTTCACCTTATCCAGCTGTTTGACAGCGATTGAACTGAATAATGAGCGTAAGGCGGAAAAAAAGCATTCCATATTATTGTCAGCAAGGGACTCAAGCAGATTATCAACAATATAGCTCATCTCGTCCGCTGAACTTTTAGCATAATGTTCCACAGCAAAATTGAGAAAGGAGTCTCGAACTTCCTTGTTCGGGAAATCCAGAACGTATTTATTCTCTTCATGATCAATTGCTTTAATGGTCAGATAACCGGTTTGAAACATGACTGCGGTGATATTGATCTGTTCGATATCATACTTGTTAAACTCTGACTCGTTGACCAATTTATTCATTGCTCGGTTGAGCTTATGATCAGTTTCCTTCCAATGCTTGATCAGAAAGGTCGGGGTGCCGGTTTCAAACCAAAAATTCCGAAAGGCCTTGGCGTACAAGAGATTAATAACCGAATAGGGATTGAGCAGGAACTGCTTGCCGTCCCAGGAATAGCCATTATACCAGTCCTTTATTTTCTCCAATAATTGCTCTTGGGAGAGATTGAACTTGTCGGCCAGCACCTCCAGATATTCTCGATAATATTTAACGACTTCCGCTTCCGTGTATCCGGTGATGGCAGCGCAATCTTCATTAATGGTGATGTCGGTCAGGTGATTGAGGTCACTAAAGATGGATACTTTGCTGAATTTAGACACTCCGGTGATAAAGAAAAAACGGAGATATCTATCCTGATCTTTTACTCCGGCATAGAGGGTTTTTAAGATTTCCCTATTTTCATCAGCCTGTTGCAATTGGTATTTTTCAAGATAATCAATGATTGGTTTATCATATTCATCAATTAAGACGACTACAGGCGTGTCTTTGCCGACCGTTTTAATCAATTCTAAAAATCTATTGCCATACCCGGAAGTCTGGAAACGGATGCCATGCTCCTTCGCCAGTTCTGCTAAGCAGAGTTCCAGGGCATCTTCCAGTCCGTCTTTTCTATAGCTCATCTCAGAAAAGCTCAATTTAATCACTGGATTTTTTTTCTCCCAATCCCATTGATCATAGACCCAGCAATCCTCAAACAGTGCTTTGTTGCCGGAAAAGAGTTCCTGGATGGTGTTCACCAGCAAAGATTTGCCGAACCGCCGGGGGCGGGAAAGAAAATAATATTTACCGTCATCTATCAGCTTATGAATGATCTTTGTCTTATCAACATAGATCAAATTATTTGCTTTAAATTCTGATAATGCTTGGATTCCTAAGCCTAATTTCTTCATTGTTAAAACAAGGTCGGTGTAAAGTTACGTTGCGTAGATCTGATTGCGTGAAGCGAAACCAGACAATTCGAGCAATCGAGCAATGCGTTGCCCGCTTTTGTTACACTCAAGCAGATTTACCTGCCTCCGAGGGATATTCTCGGGAGTCGGGCATTGTTCTTTTGGTTTGGTTAGAGTCTGTTGAGTAGTAAATCTATAATTTATCGTGTCTTGGCGCAAGATGTAATTTGGCTCTGCCCTTTTCTATGATAAAGGCGGCGGGGAGCAAAACGTTGCCGGGGACGGTTTGGTGCCTATCATGGCATGACTTCCTGGAGGGTTTCTTGCCTTCCCTCTGTTTTCCAACTTGCCTTTGGGATTCGAACCCGCGACCCCGACCTGTAACCCGCATGGGCTACGCGGTTTAAAAACTCCTTGTGATACAATGTGAGTATTTATGCTATATCAACGATTTTTTGTTTACTTTTGAAAAGTAAAATGTTTATTTTGTACTTCTTGTTTTTTACTTGAACAAGTATATTGTTGTGTATCATAATAAGTGAAGAGCGATTTTGAGTATGCTCTTGTTTAACTAGTTGAACTTTTTCTTGATCATAAGGATAATCTTTTGTCGCTAATGCTCTTGACCGATAAGGCCTGACCTGTGAAAATTCCTAATTCATTAGAAAAACAACCAGTAGTTGAGACTGTAATTGAAATACGTTTTGATTCGAGTTTGCCCGGTGATGCTATCCTTGGAGTCTTCCATAACGTATTGAATGAAAAATTCTCAGTTTGGGAAAAATTACCAGCTTTACAGGTTCCAGAAAATGTACGTTCAAATGACCCAAACTTTTTGCATTCGGCTTTGTATAAATTAAGTAATAATAATTGGATAGTTAATATCGGAAGAAAAACTGTCACATTATCTCCTAAGGAAAAATATCCAGGTTGGAATGAATTTTATAGTGTTGCAAAAGATATCTTTAATAAAATTGAAAGCTCTAATTCTGTGGAATGCATAACAAGGGTCGGTTTACGTTATATAAATTTTTTCGAATCTAATAATTTTTTTGAAAAACTTACCTTGAAGCTAAATATGCCTTTCACTAGTGATCCTGTTGCTAGAAATTTAATTTTTTATCTAAAAGATAATGACTTCACAAGTAAGATACTAATCAGTGATAATGCTCAGCTCCAAAAAGAAGAAAAAAGATTTCATGGAAGCATTATAGACATTGATACCTTTGTTGAGAGAAAAATTGAATTCGGTGAGCTTGACAATTTTTTTGCTTTATCTCATAGTGTCCTAGAGAAACATTTTTTCGACTTGCTAACTGATGAATTTATTTCTGAATTAGGAGCTAGTTATGACTGATACACAAATTAGCGGTAAGGCGTCTGTTTCTGATAAGCCGGGGACTTTTTCTAGTGTAATTGGAGTTGGATTAATGCTTTTGACTGCAACCCCATTATCAACTAGTGTATACCCTGATAATTATTATGACCAAGCTATACAGCCCAGTATTGTAACTGATTATAATGGCAATCAATCTCCATCAGGTGGCTTAATTGTAGAAACATCCACTGAATTCTCTTCTGAAGTTGTAACTAGTTTTGTGAAAGATCTTGTTGACAGTCAACACGGCCTTGATGAGGATATTATTCAGCATATCAATGATAATTTTTTTGATTTGATTTGAGTTAACGCATGTATAGTGCTAACAGCGATGAGGAAATTAAAAGCTTACTTCCGCAATTCATTTCCGATGGATCAAGAGAAGAATTCCTAGAAGATCTTAAAAAGTTTCCTCTTCACTCTACTAGGTTTTATTCAAGGAGAGCTTTTAAAAGTGATAGTTTTTTGCAAGGAGATGGATTCAGGAACGGTGTAATTGTTGATATTTCCAGTAAACAATTTGCAACTGCTCCCTGTTTAATTTTTTCTAATTCATGTGACATATCAGCTGATAACAAACGACATTACACGACTTCAGTTTGTTACGCTCCTATCCTGAGCTTGCCCAAGTTTAAGAAAAGTTTAATAAATAAAAATTTTTCTTGCGACAGGATCAATATGATAATTGGCAATATAAAGGAGC from Candidatus Electrothrix communis encodes the following:
- a CDS encoding hemerythrin domain-containing protein, with product MDKLTREAHEHGKILESMVFFEKFLKTITSEDAENYTVHLHQFSDEYIVQHFKFEEQEIFPFIFQKGSSEERKFIEELLEDHEQILVSLENFKEIISLYDSQPPTKEQVKKIIKASEAVISQILVHARKEDKRLFPLLTRYEV
- a CDS encoding adenylosuccinate lyase family protein, yielding MNTCTPNSHIVDSRFYSGGYTTVEARRIFCDLRRYQHWLDVEAALAQGQAELGIIPNSAAENIQQNARICLLDLNGIRQGLQLTNHSLMPLLEALRKVCDKEAGQFIHFGATTQDIQDTAQVLELRNVFSVVERDLHKIISLLIQRAQQYRDLVTIGRTHCQHALPMTMGLKMAGWLDEVWRNLERLEQVKERLLVSQLFGGVGTMDAFGEKALPLLEIFSAKLGLAVPNVAWHASRDRFAEFLSLLAMISGSLARVADEIRCLARNEIHEMEEPFHMGKIGSSTMPHKRNPELCEQVVVLSKLITSNVSLGYEGLICEHERDYRSVRLEWVALTDSSLYTCGLLALMKDILADMTVHEQRVRSNVLQAAPLISTEALMFFLGEAIGKQNAHTLVYEASMQTVETGKPVLDILMENSDIAANFSREEIEQAIAPEKHVGMSRELTDQTIAFVETRMRDRETPAEGAACCPLCTELEGCMCVTVG
- a CDS encoding TIGR04255 family protein; protein product: MKIPNSLEKQPVVETVIEIRFDSSLPGDAILGVFHNVLNEKFSVWEKLPALQVPENVRSNDPNFLHSALYKLSNNNWIVNIGRKTVTLSPKEKYPGWNEFYSVAKDIFNKIESSNSVECITRVGLRYINFFESNNFFEKLTLKLNMPFTSDPVARNLIFYLKDNDFTSKILISDNAQLQKEEKRFHGSIIDIDTFVERKIEFGELDNFFALSHSVLEKHFFDLLTDEFISELGASYD
- a CDS encoding AAA family ATPase; this encodes MKKLGLGIQALSEFKANNLIYVDKTKIIHKLIDDGKYYFLSRPRRFGKSLLVNTIQELFSGNKALFEDCWVYDQWDWEKKNPVIKLSFSEMSYRKDGLEDALELCLAELAKEHGIRFQTSGYGNRFLELIKTVGKDTPVVVLIDEYDKPIIDYLEKYQLQQADENREILKTLYAGVKDQDRYLRFFFITGVSKFSKVSIFSDLNHLTDITINEDCAAITGYTEAEVVKYYREYLEVLADKFNLSQEQLLEKIKDWYNGYSWDGKQFLLNPYSVINLLYAKAFRNFWFETGTPTFLIKHWKETDHKLNRAMNKLVNESEFNKYDIEQINITAVMFQTGYLTIKAIDHEENKYVLDFPNKEVRDSFLNFAVEHYAKSSADEMSYIVDNLLESLADNNMECFFSALRSLFSSIAVKQLDKVKNYEGFYHSIIYIVLKILGVRIACEIQSNFGSTDAVITTDNYTYVLEFKMGKAQTAIEQIKKKRYYFPYLSNKQKVILVGFGFDKAERNLVDYVVEAVLES
- a CDS encoding aldo/keto reductase — its product is MQKEISANRTEPPVSPTVPTTTFGKTGLKMPVLSLGLMRSRYSPQNIPLDQIPDSGQRDLACLVDKALSLGMTHLETARNYGTSERQLASILDRYERNSFLLQTKVRPEDDPEVFTANVLDSLDRLGQKRVDLLALHGLNNHHSLWQICRPGGCLAAARKLQAQGKVDWVGFSGHGDVEILLKGIAHRENDGFDYMNLHWYTVYQRNTPALEAAAAQNMGVFIISPTDKGGMLQSPPECLKEICAPLTPIQFNDLSCLQRPEIHTISVGAAQLSDFDDHLNALTLLDDRETVQGIYQQWEQLMEVATGHSRPDALWQSFPAWQQTPGYINIGLILWLYNLARGWDLLEFSRRRYRMLGQDMPWVPGLNGVAARRYDLGGVAEQAGIPVEELIGVLEKAHSLLGGSR